In Vespula vulgaris chromosome 7, iyVesVulg1.1, whole genome shotgun sequence, a single window of DNA contains:
- the LOC127065272 gene encoding cuticlin-4, which translates to MERTWRSIRKTAFILLLPLLLLADVKCEAPLVDSSALPLEHRSVYGPPAQYGPPTSHGAEENWPLASPDTPQIKHLQVQCEKTHMRVNIEFDRPFYGMIFSKGFYSDPHCVHLKPGTGHLSATFEIFLNSCGMTSSANHNVAAYGAPTPSGSYVENTIIVQYDRYVQEVWDQARKLRCTWYDYYEKQVNFRPFQVDMLHAVTANFLGDNLQCWMQIQVGKGPWASEVSGIVKIGQTMTMVLAIKDVENKFDMLVRNCVAHDGKRAPIQLVDQYGCVVRPKIMSRFHKVKNFGPSASVVSFAYFQAFKFPDSMNVHFQCVIQVCRYNCPELKCGHPGLEYGAPAAPLSQDYGTPAHQSVSSEYGQPPLPEYSVPPAYPDPRHPSGPAGAFSEPNPDVVPAPQAQTSSSSPSSTPGDATASSSPQSPHDNIHLPPPPLPGHPVGAYQTVKRKGTAGSEELEGNLATLGGRPRSVEGFPAELRGARRRRHDRLEEDDDSFYHTVTLVTNHVYKRAAQEMTDVNTSRIIQVVAPGDVNFALGTTNSNNDTTVVIQNASASTDPETICMSLPGFVGGLVMLLLVVVVASLVAAFLFVRVRSVDRKNVGIGSTFVHPAYATENCTVPNPEFIKVAN; encoded by the exons GATGTAAAATGCGAGGCACCGCTCGTCGACAGTAGCGCGTTGCCATTGGAGCACAGATCGGTGTATGGTCCACCTGCACAATATGGACCACCCACATCGCACGGTGCAGAAGAGAATTGGCCTTTGGCTTCGCCGGATACACCGCAGATAAAACATCTACAGGTGCAATGCGAGAAAACGCATATGCGTGTTAACATCGAGTTCGATCGGCCCTTTTATGGGATGATATTCAGCAAGGGCTTTTATTCGGACCCCCATTGCGTTCATCTCAAACCAGGGACCGGTCATTTGAGCGCAACTTTCGAGATCTTTTTGAATTCATGCGGCATGACATCATCCGCCAATCACAACGTAGCTGCTTATGGAGCACCTACGCCATCGGGTAGTTACGTTGAGAACACGATCATCGTTCAGTACGATCGTTACGTTCAAGAAGTTTGGGATCAGGCCAGGAAACTTCGTTGCACGTGGTACGATTACTACGAGAAGCAAGTTAATTTTAGGCCGTTCCAAGTCGACATGTTGCACGCTGTAACAGCTAACTTCCTTGGAGATAATCTACAATGTTGGATGCAAATACAAGTGGGTAAAGGACCATGGGCTAGCGAGGTTTCGGGTATCGTTAAGATCGGACAAACCATGACCATGGTACTTGCTATCAAGgacgtagaaaataaattcgatatgcTGGTCAGAAACTGTGTTGCCCATGACGGCAAGAGAGCACCGATTCAGCTGGTCGATCAGTACGGCTGCGTCGTCAGGCCAAAGATCATGTCCAG GTTCCATAAAGTGAAGAACTTCGGGCCGAGTGCTTCCGTCGTTAGTTTCGCTTATTTCCAAGCCTTCAAATTCCCCGACAGTATGAACGTTCACTTCCAATGCGTGATCCAAGTCTGCCGTTACAATTGCCCCGAACTGAAGTGCGGTCATCCGGGCTTGGAATATGGAGCACCTGCTGCTCCGTTGTCTCAGGATTACGGCACTCCGGCTCACCAAAGCGTGTCCTCCGAATATGGACAACCCCCGTTGCCGGAGTACAGTGTACCACCCGCTTATCCCGATCCCAGGCATCCTAGTGGACCAGCTGGTGCTTTCAG CGAGCCCAACCCAGACGTGGTCCCAGCACCTCAAGCACAaacgtcgtcatcgtcgccAAGTTCGACGCCTGGCGATGCGACCGCGAGTAGTTCACCTCAAAGTCCTCATGATAACATTCATCTCCCTCCACCTCCTCTGCCCGGTCATCCAGTCGGAGCTTATCAAACGGTTAAAAGAAAAGGCACGGCTGGCTCGGAGGAGCTCGAGGGTAACCTAGCCACCCTCGGAGGCCGACCGAGGTCGGTCGAAGGTTTTCCAGCAGAGCTTAGGGGAGCTCGAAGACGAAGGCACGATCGTCTAGAGGAAGACGACGAC AGTTTCTACCATACCGTCACTCTAGTCACGAATCACGTGTACAAGCGAGCTGCCCAAGAGATGACAGACGTGAACACGTCGAGAATAATCCAAGTGGTTGCGCCCGGTGACGTGAATTTTGCACTGGGCACGACGAATTCGAACAATGACACCACAGTAGTAATACAAAACGCTAGCGCCTCGACCGATCCTGAAACGATTTGTATGAGTTTACCAGGCTTCGTTGGGGGTTTAGTGATGTTGCTACTCGTTGTCGTCGTAGCCTCTCTCGTAGCTGCTTTCCTATTCGTCAGGGTACGTTCCGTCGATCGGAAGAACGTTGGCATTGGAAGCACCTTCGTTCATCCGGCATACGCTACTGAAAATTGTACCGTACCGAATCCCGAGTTCATCAAGGTCGCCAATTGA
- the LOC127065350 gene encoding uncharacterized protein LOC127065350 isoform X1 yields MKARWRNLIWIDDMYTVFTPGGKDIVGITRKPQIIAVFDSLCNGVILDENGITRLSYNQIGGIWRDNPGGLPFLWTWSSNVEEPIIENVYSIKSMSELERLFPSLKKDLESISKKNTQTSLPSPMTSDMREKAEIARDEQKPVVVNAVVEEREKYLESEFFNDKREVHSMKEEDNKTIKIICMKLNKYLSFRILNRRNINLKFFAGTKSIRIELGTILDYNKKLKSYHEDAIDWKKVVQRCRFQDSWEKSVRTDSLHNLSREMEYVKRCARQRKIMLEKYKP; encoded by the exons atGACATGTATACTGTATTCACGCCAGGAGGCAAGGACATTGTGGGTATCACGAGGAAGCCGCAAATAATTGCCGTTTTCGACAGTCTCTGCAACGGTGTTATCCTTGACGAAAATGGCATCACGAG ACTTTCTTATAATCAGATCGGGGGTATTTGGAGGGATAATCCTGGCGGATTGCCCTTTCTATGGACCTGGAGTAGCAATGTCGAGGAACCGATCATTGAAAACGTATATTCG ATAAAATCGATGAGTGAATTGGAAAGATTATTTCCATCCTTGAAAAAAGATCTGGAAAG CATTAGTAAAAAAAACACGCAAACTTCGTTGCCCTCTCCGATGACCTCGGatatgagagaaaaagcgGAAATCGCAAGAGATGAGCAGAAACCCGTCGTTGTTAATGCTGTTGTCGAGGAACGCGAGAAGTATCTCGAATCcga ATTCTTCAACGACAAGAGAGAAGTTCACTCAATGAAAGAAGAGGACAACAAGACCATCAAAATAATCTGTATGAAATTAAACAAGTATTTGAGTTTTCGAATTCTCAATCGTAGGAACatcaatttgaaatttttcgcCGGCACTAAAAGCATAAG GATAGAACTAGGAACGATATTAGATTATAACAAGAAATTGAAATCCTATCACGAGGATGCTATAGATTGGAAAAAAGTTGTACAGAG ATGTAGGTTTCAAGATTCTTGGGAAAAAAGTGTAAGAACCGATAGTCTCCACAATTTGTCACGAGAAATGGAATATGTTAAAAGATGCGCCAGACAACGTAAGATTATGTTAGAAAAATACAAGCCCTGA
- the LOC127065350 gene encoding uncharacterized protein LOC127065350 isoform X2 codes for MYTVFTPGGKDIVGITRKPQIIAVFDSLCNGVILDENGITRLSYNQIGGIWRDNPGGLPFLWTWSSNVEEPIIENVYSIKSMSELERLFPSLKKDLESISKKNTQTSLPSPMTSDMREKAEIARDEQKPVVVNAVVEEREKYLESEFFNDKREVHSMKEEDNKTIKIICMKLNKYLSFRILNRRNINLKFFAGTKSIRIELGTILDYNKKLKSYHEDAIDWKKVVQRCRFQDSWEKSVRTDSLHNLSREMEYVKRCARQRKIMLEKYKP; via the exons ATGTATACTGTATTCACGCCAGGAGGCAAGGACATTGTGGGTATCACGAGGAAGCCGCAAATAATTGCCGTTTTCGACAGTCTCTGCAACGGTGTTATCCTTGACGAAAATGGCATCACGAG ACTTTCTTATAATCAGATCGGGGGTATTTGGAGGGATAATCCTGGCGGATTGCCCTTTCTATGGACCTGGAGTAGCAATGTCGAGGAACCGATCATTGAAAACGTATATTCG ATAAAATCGATGAGTGAATTGGAAAGATTATTTCCATCCTTGAAAAAAGATCTGGAAAG CATTAGTAAAAAAAACACGCAAACTTCGTTGCCCTCTCCGATGACCTCGGatatgagagaaaaagcgGAAATCGCAAGAGATGAGCAGAAACCCGTCGTTGTTAATGCTGTTGTCGAGGAACGCGAGAAGTATCTCGAATCcga ATTCTTCAACGACAAGAGAGAAGTTCACTCAATGAAAGAAGAGGACAACAAGACCATCAAAATAATCTGTATGAAATTAAACAAGTATTTGAGTTTTCGAATTCTCAATCGTAGGAACatcaatttgaaatttttcgcCGGCACTAAAAGCATAAG GATAGAACTAGGAACGATATTAGATTATAACAAGAAATTGAAATCCTATCACGAGGATGCTATAGATTGGAAAAAAGTTGTACAGAG ATGTAGGTTTCAAGATTCTTGGGAAAAAAGTGTAAGAACCGATAGTCTCCACAATTTGTCACGAGAAATGGAATATGTTAAAAGATGCGCCAGACAACGTAAGATTATGTTAGAAAAATACAAGCCCTGA